One Saccharopolyspora erythraea NRRL 2338 genomic region harbors:
- a CDS encoding dynamin family protein, which translates to MSERLLEHARALMVRAMTFYRDDTRTSTWLRGRMERLDQPLRIAVSGRVKSGKSTLINALVGEELAPTDAEERTQVSTFYQYGPEPKVLVHTPSGAVQNVPVPSLDTGTIRDLQRWRPDEVARLVIESPSPGLQAITLIETPGVASSAVQETGRSALAQILSEADAVLYLTRHPHQTDLQFLQSVHELQIARYAPINTIIAFSRADETGSGGVDALDAAERIAQRYRDDPTVRSFSQHVIPVVGLLGQAASTMTAEEFASFVGLARLSQSDLEALLLSADRFANSTVPESVPAAVRAKLLERFGRYGIARAMTCLRDGSVTDLKGLRTALLEDSRLNDLQEAVHLQFVERQDALRARSILLAVDMVLRANPRPGVQRLLGEFEHLMVNAAHEWDELRLLSSLASGQVRFPRSLQSEAHRMLGAYGHDARSRLGGDDNAMEADLADEAAATLARWREQAVNPLHDRAHREAVQTVVRSCERLIASQMRG; encoded by the coding sequence ATGAGCGAACGACTGCTCGAGCACGCCCGCGCACTCATGGTGCGCGCGATGACCTTCTACCGCGACGACACGCGGACGTCCACCTGGCTGCGCGGCCGGATGGAGCGGCTCGACCAGCCGCTGCGCATCGCCGTCAGCGGCCGCGTCAAGTCCGGCAAGTCGACGCTGATCAACGCACTGGTCGGGGAGGAGCTGGCGCCCACCGACGCCGAGGAGCGGACCCAGGTCAGCACCTTCTACCAGTACGGACCCGAGCCGAAGGTGCTCGTGCACACCCCGAGCGGCGCCGTGCAGAACGTCCCGGTGCCGTCGCTGGACACCGGCACCATCCGCGACCTGCAGCGGTGGCGGCCCGACGAGGTGGCGCGGCTGGTGATCGAGTCGCCGTCGCCGGGTTTGCAGGCGATCACGCTGATCGAGACGCCTGGCGTGGCGTCGTCGGCGGTGCAGGAGACCGGCCGCTCCGCGCTGGCGCAGATCCTGTCCGAAGCCGACGCGGTGCTGTACCTGACCAGGCATCCGCACCAGACGGACCTGCAGTTCCTGCAGTCGGTGCACGAGCTGCAGATCGCCCGCTACGCGCCGATCAACACGATCATCGCGTTCTCCCGCGCCGACGAGACCGGTAGCGGCGGTGTCGACGCGCTGGACGCCGCGGAGCGCATCGCGCAGCGCTACCGCGACGACCCGACCGTGCGGTCCTTCTCGCAGCACGTGATCCCCGTCGTGGGGCTCCTCGGGCAGGCGGCGTCGACGATGACGGCGGAGGAGTTCGCCTCGTTCGTCGGCCTCGCCCGGCTGTCGCAGTCCGACCTGGAGGCGCTGCTGCTGTCGGCCGACCGGTTCGCCAACAGCACCGTGCCCGAGTCGGTCCCGGCGGCGGTGCGGGCGAAGCTGCTGGAGCGCTTCGGCCGCTACGGCATCGCCCGCGCGATGACGTGCCTGCGCGACGGCAGCGTCACCGACCTCAAGGGGCTGCGCACGGCGCTGCTGGAGGACAGCAGGCTCAACGACCTGCAGGAGGCGGTGCACCTGCAGTTCGTGGAACGCCAGGACGCCCTGCGGGCGCGCTCCATCCTGCTGGCCGTCGACATGGTGCTGCGCGCGAACCCGCGCCCCGGCGTCCAGCGGCTGCTCGGCGAGTTCGAACACCTGATGGTCAACGCCGCGCACGAGTGGGACGAACTGCGGTTGCTGTCCTCGCTCGCGTCGGGGCAGGTGCGTTTCCCGCGTTCGCTGCAGTCCGAAGCCCACCGCATGCTCGGCGCCTACGGCCACGACGCGCGCAGCAGACTGGGCGGCGACGATAACGCCATGGAGGCCGACCTCGCCGACGAAGCGGCGGCAACCCTCGCGCGCTGGCGCGAACAGGCGGTGAACCCCCTGCACGACCGCGCGCACCGCGAAGCGGTGCAGACGGTCGTCCGCAGCTGCGAACGGCTCATCGCATCGCAGATGCGAGGCTGA
- a CDS encoding FAD-dependent monooxygenase yields the protein MKVIVVGAGMAGLSLANRVSTLGGEVVLLERATGPRAQGYMMDFFGPGYDAIEAMGLLPAVEDVAYHIAEATFVDEHGRRRAGVRPRQFANGPLLNLMRPDLERVLREHLPPEVDLRFGTGPTAVTDHNDGVRVTLADGTRLDADMLVGADGIHSTVRHLVFGREAEFLRYLGFHTAAFCFDAPEVEAIVRDRACLTDTVGRQMGFYSLRDGRVAAFGVHRTADPTLPEDLRTAVRDAFAGLGWVAPRALDRCPPPSEIYYDQVAQIEMPRWSRGRVVLVGDACYAVSLLAGQGASLSIAGAYLLADRLAHARTIEQAVAEYEQLWRPVVREKQQVGRTGARWFLPESRWQLRFRRAVLRLARLPVLDRYLAALLAGKSSALVRNLRQGGGPSELTGGRQATPR from the coding sequence ATGAAGGTGATCGTCGTCGGTGCCGGCATGGCCGGCCTGAGCCTGGCGAACCGGGTGTCAACGCTCGGCGGCGAGGTCGTGCTGCTGGAGCGGGCAACCGGCCCTCGCGCGCAGGGGTACATGATGGACTTCTTCGGCCCCGGCTACGACGCGATCGAGGCCATGGGGCTGCTGCCCGCGGTCGAGGACGTCGCCTACCACATCGCGGAGGCGACCTTCGTCGACGAGCACGGCCGACGCCGCGCTGGGGTGCGACCACGGCAGTTCGCGAACGGCCCCCTGCTCAACCTCATGCGCCCGGACCTGGAGCGCGTCCTGCGCGAGCACCTGCCCCCGGAGGTCGACCTGCGATTCGGCACCGGACCGACCGCCGTGACTGACCACAACGACGGGGTCCGCGTCACGCTCGCCGACGGGACGCGACTGGATGCCGACATGCTCGTCGGCGCCGATGGCATCCACTCGACGGTGCGACACCTGGTGTTCGGCCGCGAGGCGGAGTTCCTGCGCTACCTCGGGTTCCACACCGCGGCCTTCTGCTTCGACGCTCCGGAGGTCGAGGCGATCGTGCGGGACCGGGCCTGCCTCACCGACACGGTTGGCCGGCAGATGGGCTTCTACTCGCTGCGCGACGGTCGCGTGGCGGCCTTCGGGGTGCACCGCACTGCCGATCCAACGCTGCCGGAGGATCTCCGAACGGCCGTACGAGACGCCTTCGCGGGGCTGGGCTGGGTGGCGCCCAGAGCGCTCGACCGATGCCCCCCGCCATCGGAGATCTACTACGACCAGGTCGCCCAGATCGAGATGCCCCGTTGGAGCAGAGGAAGGGTCGTGCTGGTCGGAGACGCCTGCTATGCCGTGTCGCTGCTCGCAGGACAAGGTGCGTCCCTAAGCATCGCGGGCGCGTACCTGCTGGCCGATCGACTGGCCCACGCCCGGACCATCGAGCAGGCCGTGGCCGAGTACGAGCAGTTGTGGCGCCCTGTGGTGCGGGAGAAGCAGCAGGTGGGTCGCACCGGCGCTCGATGGTTCCTCCCCGAGTCGCGATGGCAGCTCCGGTTCCGGCGAGCGGTGCTGCGGCTGGCGCGGCTACCCGTGCTCGACCGCTACCTGGCCGCGCTCCTGGCGGGCAAGTCCAGCGCCCTCGTCAGGAACCTGCGGCAAGGCGGCGGCCCGTCCGAGCTGACCGGTGGGCGCCAAGCTACGCCCAGGTGA
- a CDS encoding TetR/AcrR family transcriptional regulator codes for MRQRLLTAAAELIPERGWTAVSTRVLAERAGVTPSVVHYHFPSLPALLNEAVVGLMRQMLADVDAFLSAAATPADAVDAMLESVDRYTGADPMSLLFVEACLAATRDEQLRGEIGAVVEEFRQRVGRWLGEHGVSAPAETAAALIAVVDGLLLHRGLGVGPDTGSAARVLRRLVA; via the coding sequence GTGCGGCAGCGACTGCTGACCGCAGCGGCCGAGCTCATCCCCGAACGCGGTTGGACCGCGGTGAGCACGAGAGTCCTGGCCGAACGCGCCGGGGTGACGCCGAGCGTGGTCCACTACCACTTCCCGTCCCTGCCTGCGCTGCTGAACGAGGCCGTGGTCGGCCTCATGCGCCAGATGCTCGCCGACGTGGACGCCTTCCTGAGCGCGGCGGCCACCCCTGCCGACGCGGTCGACGCGATGCTCGAGTCGGTCGACCGCTACACGGGGGCAGACCCGATGTCACTGCTGTTCGTCGAGGCATGTCTGGCGGCCACCCGGGACGAGCAACTCCGCGGGGAGATCGGCGCCGTCGTCGAGGAGTTCCGTCAGCGCGTCGGCCGGTGGCTGGGCGAGCACGGTGTCTCCGCCCCCGCCGAGACCGCCGCTGCCCTGATAGCCGTCGTCGACGGGCTGCTGCTGCATCGAGGACTCGGCGTGGGTCCGGACACCGGTTCGGCCGCGAGGGTTCTGCGCCGGCTCGTCGCCTGA
- a CDS encoding zinc finger protein encodes MLPFHWVPCDGARHASRDTRPAGGYPTGTEVKTLCGRELAADNSQHAWFWGTCPDCNREAHRLAASRQEAQSRVQKCGRRK; translated from the coding sequence ATGCTTCCCTTCCACTGGGTTCCCTGCGATGGCGCGCGGCATGCGAGCCGGGACACCCGCCCCGCCGGTGGTTATCCCACCGGTACGGAGGTGAAGACGTTGTGCGGCCGGGAATTGGCGGCCGACAACTCGCAACACGCCTGGTTCTGGGGGACCTGCCCCGACTGCAACCGCGAAGCGCACCGCCTGGCCGCATCCCGCCAGGAAGCCCAGTCGCGCGTGCAGAAGTGCGGGCGCCGCAAGTAG
- a CDS encoding helix-turn-helix domain-containing protein, with protein sequence MPVDTSGVTPRARALSAAIRSIRERSGVSGRELSKRLGLSHGTVSHWETGRRVPTPEDVASLLTAAGITGDEKQRVVELARHASEPNWLTVGMPGIPQQLAGAVECERAASSIAEWAPMGLPGLLQTADYARTISKASGLATADVEQRVMLRIARREVLTRRDPVRFLALIGEDALRDRIGEPEVMEEQLRYLLDLGLHDNVTVQVVQPRIGWHPGLAGPFVLYDFPDAPSVVHFEHFSSGAFVPDADDVQAYQCAVDNIRRVALSPAQTTERITEILKELRHEA encoded by the coding sequence GTGCCTGTAGACACCAGCGGTGTGACGCCACGAGCGCGAGCACTTTCGGCCGCCATCCGTTCGATCCGGGAACGCTCTGGAGTCAGCGGCAGAGAGCTGAGCAAACGGCTGGGACTCAGCCACGGCACGGTCTCGCACTGGGAAACGGGCCGCCGCGTTCCAACACCGGAAGACGTCGCGTCGCTGCTCACCGCGGCCGGGATCACCGGCGACGAGAAGCAGCGGGTCGTCGAACTCGCCCGCCACGCAAGCGAACCGAACTGGCTCACCGTCGGCATGCCCGGGATTCCGCAGCAGCTCGCCGGAGCGGTCGAGTGCGAACGCGCGGCCTCCTCGATCGCCGAGTGGGCGCCGATGGGCCTGCCTGGACTGCTGCAGACCGCCGACTACGCCAGGACGATCTCGAAGGCGAGTGGTCTGGCGACGGCCGATGTCGAGCAGAGGGTCATGCTCCGCATCGCGCGGCGCGAGGTGCTGACGCGCAGAGATCCCGTGCGGTTCCTGGCTCTGATCGGAGAAGACGCCCTGCGCGACAGGATCGGCGAGCCCGAGGTGATGGAGGAGCAGCTGCGATACCTGCTCGACCTCGGGTTGCACGACAACGTGACGGTCCAGGTCGTGCAGCCGCGCATCGGATGGCACCCGGGTCTCGCCGGTCCGTTCGTCCTGTACGACTTCCCGGACGCGCCTTCGGTCGTCCACTTCGAACACTTCAGTTCTGGGGCGTTCGTGCCCGATGCCGATGACGTGCAGGCATACCAGTGTGCCGTGGATAACATCCGCCGAGTTGCGTTGAGTCCCGCCCAAACCACCGAACGCATTACGGAGATCCTGAAGGAGTTGCGCCATGAAGCCTGA
- a CDS encoding DUF397 domain-containing protein, with product MKPENWRKSSRSQPNGNCVEVGGSAAGAAVRDSKDRDAGYFTASRAQWSAFVGAVKAGRFDR from the coding sequence ATGAAGCCTGAGAACTGGCGGAAGTCGAGTCGTAGTCAGCCGAACGGCAACTGCGTCGAGGTCGGGGGGTCGGCCGCCGGGGCGGCGGTGCGGGACAGCAAGGACCGGGACGCCGGGTACTTCACGGCCAGCAGGGCGCAGTGGTCGGCGTTCGTCGGCGCCGTGAAGGCCGGGCGGTTCGACCGCTGA
- a CDS encoding catalase, with protein MSSARFTTTNAGIPVGSDDHSLSAGANGPLLLQDHYLIEKNAQFNRERVPERVVHAKGGGAFGFFEVTEDVSQFTKAAVFQPGTRTEALIRFSSVAGELGSPDTWRDPRGTAIKFYTSEGNYDLVGNNTPVFFIRDAIKFPDFIRSQKRRADNHLRDHDMQWDFWTNCPESAHQVTWLMGDRGIPKTWRHMNLYGSHTFMWQNAGGEKFWVKYHFKTEQGHDFLTQAEADQLAGTDADHHIRDLWNTIKAGENPEWTLYVQVMPYADAADYRFNPFDLTKVWPHGDYPLIKVGRFVLNRNPENYFAQIEQAAFEPSNLVPGIGPSPDKMLQGRLFSYPDAHRYRIGTNYAELPVNRPVSEVNSYSKDGAMRFSNTQDPVYAPNSYGGPHADTERFADDVAAAGIEQEILRTAYTLRSEDDDFGQPGTMVRNVFSDEERARFVDNVAGHLNGGVSAPVLERALAYWRNVDKATGDRIAEKVQAAG; from the coding sequence GTGAGTTCGGCACGTTTCACCACGACCAACGCCGGTATCCCGGTCGGAAGCGACGACCACTCGCTGTCGGCCGGCGCCAACGGTCCGCTCCTGCTCCAGGACCACTACCTGATCGAGAAGAACGCGCAGTTCAACCGCGAGCGGGTGCCCGAGCGCGTGGTGCACGCCAAGGGTGGCGGCGCCTTCGGCTTCTTCGAGGTCACCGAGGACGTCAGCCAGTTCACCAAGGCCGCCGTGTTCCAGCCGGGCACCCGGACCGAGGCCCTGATCCGGTTCTCCTCCGTCGCGGGCGAGCTGGGCTCCCCCGACACCTGGCGCGACCCGCGAGGCACCGCGATCAAGTTCTACACCTCCGAGGGCAACTACGACCTCGTCGGCAACAACACCCCGGTGTTCTTCATCCGCGACGCGATCAAGTTCCCGGACTTCATCCGCTCGCAGAAGCGCCGCGCCGACAACCACCTGCGCGACCACGACATGCAGTGGGACTTCTGGACCAACTGCCCGGAGTCGGCGCACCAGGTGACCTGGCTGATGGGCGACCGCGGCATCCCGAAGACCTGGCGCCACATGAACCTCTACGGTTCGCACACCTTCATGTGGCAGAACGCCGGCGGCGAGAAGTTCTGGGTCAAGTACCACTTCAAGACCGAGCAGGGCCACGACTTCCTGACCCAGGCCGAGGCCGACCAGCTCGCGGGCACCGACGCCGACCACCACATCCGCGACCTGTGGAACACCATCAAGGCGGGCGAGAACCCCGAGTGGACGCTGTACGTGCAGGTCATGCCGTACGCCGACGCCGCGGACTACCGGTTCAACCCGTTCGACCTGACCAAGGTGTGGCCGCACGGCGACTACCCGCTGATCAAGGTCGGCCGGTTCGTGCTGAACCGCAACCCGGAGAACTACTTCGCCCAGATCGAGCAGGCCGCGTTCGAGCCGTCGAACCTGGTGCCGGGCATCGGCCCGTCGCCGGACAAGATGCTGCAGGGCAGGCTGTTCTCCTACCCGGACGCGCACCGCTACCGCATCGGCACCAACTACGCGGAGCTGCCGGTCAACCGCCCGGTCTCGGAGGTCAACAGCTACTCCAAGGACGGCGCGATGCGGTTCAGCAACACCCAGGACCCGGTGTACGCGCCGAACTCCTACGGCGGCCCGCACGCCGACACCGAGCGCTTCGCCGACGACGTGGCCGCGGCCGGCATCGAGCAGGAGATCCTGCGCACCGCGTACACGCTGCGCTCCGAGGACGACGACTTCGGGCAGCCGGGCACCATGGTGCGCAACGTCTTCAGCGACGAGGAGCGCGCCCGCTTCGTCGACAACGTGGCGGGGCACCTCAACGGCGGCGTGAGCGCGCCGGTGCTGGAGCGCGCCCTGGCATACTGGCGCAACGTCGACAAGGCCACCGGCGACCGGATCGCCGAGAAGGTCCAGGCCGCCGGCTGA
- a CDS encoding TetR/AcrR family transcriptional regulator, which produces MTRTDESRRRRELLSKLLEYSADHGLSEVSLRPLAAAVGSSPRMLLYFFGSKEGLVREVHRHAREAQLALLADALGDRLATGSRADALRALWEWLSDPAHHNVVRFFFESYARSLHAREDAWEGFGEASVREWLPHIRRALGSSDAEATLVLAALRGLMLDLLATGDTERVRAGFESLVAGLPVEPA; this is translated from the coding sequence ATGACCCGCACCGACGAAAGCCGCCGTCGCCGAGAACTGCTGTCCAAGCTGCTGGAGTACTCGGCCGACCACGGCCTCTCCGAGGTGTCGCTGCGCCCGCTGGCCGCAGCCGTCGGGTCGAGCCCGCGCATGCTGCTGTACTTCTTCGGCTCCAAGGAGGGCCTCGTCCGCGAGGTGCACCGGCACGCCCGCGAGGCCCAGCTCGCCCTCCTGGCCGACGCGCTCGGCGACAGGCTCGCGACCGGCTCCCGCGCCGACGCGCTCCGCGCGCTGTGGGAGTGGCTGAGCGATCCCGCGCACCACAACGTCGTGCGGTTCTTCTTCGAGAGCTACGCCCGCTCCCTCCACGCACGCGAGGACGCCTGGGAGGGCTTCGGCGAGGCCAGCGTCCGGGAATGGCTGCCGCACATCCGGCGGGCCCTCGGGTCGTCGGACGCGGAGGCGACGCTCGTGCTGGCCGCGCTACGCGGCCTGATGCTCGACCTGCTCGCCACCGGCGACACCGAACGGGTGCGCGCGGGCTTCGAGTCACTGGTCGCCGGACTGCCGGTCGAGCCGGCGTAG
- a CDS encoding GNAT family N-acetyltransferase: MGGIEIRTGPRPGDLGTVLAMHGRLYAREYGFDERFEAHVARGLAAFAAALGDARDTGAEPGVLWVAERGDDPVGTVALTGEGGGVAQLRWFLVAPSARGTGLGRELLRTLLDHARGRGYAHVKLWTVDGLDAAARLYTEAGFRRTERNPVRQWGHDLTEARYDLDL, encoded by the coding sequence ATGGGCGGCATCGAGATCCGCACCGGCCCGCGGCCGGGAGACCTGGGCACCGTGCTGGCCATGCACGGTCGGCTCTACGCGCGCGAGTACGGGTTCGACGAGCGCTTCGAGGCGCACGTCGCACGCGGCCTCGCGGCGTTCGCGGCGGCACTGGGCGACGCCCGCGACACCGGGGCGGAACCGGGGGTGCTCTGGGTCGCCGAGCGCGGCGACGACCCGGTCGGCACGGTCGCGCTCACCGGCGAAGGCGGCGGCGTGGCGCAGCTCCGCTGGTTCCTGGTCGCGCCGTCGGCGCGCGGCACGGGTCTCGGGCGCGAGCTGCTGCGCACCCTGCTCGACCACGCGCGAGGCCGAGGGTACGCGCACGTCAAGCTCTGGACGGTGGACGGCCTGGACGCCGCCGCCCGGCTCTACACCGAAGCCGGATTCCGCCGCACGGAACGGAATCCGGTCCGGCAGTGGGGGCACGACCTGACCGAGGCCCGTTACGACCTCGACCTCTAG
- a CDS encoding glycoside hydrolase family 35 protein produces the protein MARFSRRGFLGAVALGSAATMGGTNRVLAQAGKPAGLTVRGNEFLLDGEPFRIIAGEMHYFRTHPDQWRNRLDRMRALGLNSVDTYVAWNFHEPRRGEVDFTGWRDVVRFVETAAEAGLKVIIRPGPYICAEWDFGGLPAWLLESGNPPLRCSDPAYTELTLRWFDELLPRLAPLQATRGGPVLAFQVENEYGSYGNDQTHLEQLRAGMLERGIDSLLFCSNGPSDYMLRGGNLPDTLATVNFAGDPTAPFEALREYQPEGPLWCTEFWDGWFDHWGEEHHTTDPVETAGHVDRMLAAGASVSLYMAVGGTNFGWWAGANYDTSKDQYQPTITSYDYDSPIGEAGELTEKFQRIREAIARHAPVPEPPLPAPPPRLRPQTARPEATTGLLESLDVLSSPVRSATPAHMEKFGQPYGLIHYRTTVQGPRQTAGLRVSGLADRALVFSDGKYLGALDRNTPDLTIDVAVPGRTGRLDLLVDTGGRVNFGHQLSDPKGITDRVLLGMQALHGWEIRPLPLEDLSGLRFGGGTSAGPVFHRARMSIAEPADGFLALPGWEKGMVWLNGFLLGRYWSVGPQVTLYAPSPLWKQGENEIVVLEMHEAGQDIELRSEPDLG, from the coding sequence ATGGCTCGTTTCAGTCGCCGAGGTTTTCTGGGAGCGGTCGCGCTGGGGAGCGCGGCGACCATGGGCGGGACCAACCGGGTGCTCGCCCAGGCCGGCAAGCCCGCCGGGTTGACCGTGCGCGGCAACGAGTTCCTGCTCGACGGCGAGCCGTTCCGCATCATCGCCGGCGAGATGCACTACTTCCGCACCCATCCCGACCAGTGGCGCAACCGGCTGGACCGGATGCGGGCGCTGGGGCTGAACTCCGTCGACACCTACGTCGCGTGGAACTTCCACGAGCCGCGGCGCGGGGAGGTCGACTTCACCGGCTGGCGGGACGTCGTCCGGTTCGTCGAGACGGCGGCGGAGGCCGGGCTCAAGGTGATCATCCGCCCCGGCCCGTACATCTGCGCGGAGTGGGACTTCGGCGGGCTTCCCGCGTGGCTGCTGGAGTCCGGGAACCCGCCGCTGCGGTGCAGCGACCCCGCCTACACCGAGCTGACGCTGCGGTGGTTCGACGAGCTGCTGCCGCGCCTCGCACCGTTGCAGGCGACCCGGGGCGGCCCGGTGCTGGCGTTCCAGGTGGAGAACGAGTACGGCAGCTACGGCAACGACCAGACGCACCTGGAGCAGCTCAGGGCGGGCATGCTGGAGCGCGGCATCGACAGCCTGCTGTTCTGCTCCAACGGCCCTTCGGACTACATGCTGCGCGGCGGGAACCTGCCGGACACGCTCGCGACGGTCAACTTCGCCGGTGATCCGACGGCCCCGTTCGAGGCGCTGCGCGAGTACCAGCCGGAGGGACCGCTGTGGTGCACCGAGTTCTGGGACGGCTGGTTCGACCACTGGGGCGAGGAGCACCACACGACCGATCCGGTCGAGACCGCGGGCCACGTCGACCGGATGCTGGCGGCCGGCGCGTCGGTGTCGCTCTACATGGCGGTCGGCGGCACGAACTTCGGCTGGTGGGCCGGTGCCAACTACGACACCTCCAAGGACCAGTACCAGCCGACGATCACCAGCTACGACTACGACTCCCCGATCGGCGAGGCAGGCGAGCTGACCGAGAAGTTCCAGCGGATCCGCGAGGCCATCGCCAGGCACGCGCCGGTTCCCGAGCCGCCGCTGCCCGCGCCGCCGCCTCGGCTGCGGCCGCAGACCGCGCGGCCGGAGGCGACTACCGGACTGCTGGAGTCGCTCGACGTCCTCAGCTCGCCGGTGCGCAGCGCGACTCCGGCGCACATGGAGAAGTTCGGCCAGCCCTACGGCCTGATCCACTACCGCACCACGGTCCAGGGGCCGCGCCAGACGGCCGGACTGCGGGTGTCCGGCCTCGCCGACCGCGCGCTCGTATTCAGTGACGGCAAGTACCTCGGCGCGCTGGACCGCAACACCCCGGACCTGACGATCGACGTCGCCGTGCCCGGCCGGACCGGGCGGCTGGACCTGCTCGTAGACACCGGCGGGCGGGTCAACTTCGGGCACCAGCTCAGCGACCCGAAGGGCATCACCGACCGGGTGCTGCTCGGCATGCAGGCCCTGCACGGCTGGGAGATCCGGCCGCTGCCGCTGGAGGACCTGTCCGGGCTGCGGTTCGGCGGTGGGACGTCGGCCGGGCCGGTGTTCCACCGCGCGCGGATGTCGATCGCCGAACCTGCGGACGGGTTCCTGGCGCTTCCCGGCTGGGAGAAGGGGATGGTCTGGCTCAACGGCTTCCTGCTCGGCCGGTACTGGTCGGTCGGACCGCAGGTCACCCTCTACGCGCCGAGTCCGCTGTGGAAGCAGGGCGAGAACGAGATCGTGGTGCTGGAGATGCACGAGGCCGGGCAGGACATCGAACTGCGCTCCGAGCCCGACCTCGGCTAG
- a CDS encoding class I SAM-dependent methyltransferase, translating into MTSSTTRGTTLVCHYRRDGITVPEDAQRCLRAQVRRIASGRVLDIGAHDLDDLTDYRNVCLLALAGATGPACERAKSMRLPGAEVEDGELDTLRFPQNSFDVVVLRFSLCRAAKPEQTIAEVGRVLRPNGHLVFLEHTRASGIVGNAQDRADEIMRGSGRCHFNHEVLQGMHRAGLVLCRAEWFWPSAHLRAPLVAGVASHPDPQYQRELRWLSGEQE; encoded by the coding sequence ATGACGTCGAGCACCACCCGCGGAACCACACTCGTCTGCCACTACCGGCGCGATGGCATCACGGTTCCGGAGGACGCGCAGCGATGTCTGCGCGCACAGGTGCGCAGGATCGCGAGCGGCCGCGTGCTCGACATCGGCGCGCACGACCTCGACGACCTGACCGACTACCGCAACGTCTGCCTGCTGGCGCTGGCCGGAGCGACCGGACCGGCGTGCGAGCGCGCGAAGTCCATGCGGCTCCCCGGAGCGGAGGTCGAGGACGGCGAACTCGACACGCTCCGCTTCCCGCAGAACTCCTTCGACGTGGTGGTGCTGCGGTTCTCGCTGTGCCGGGCGGCGAAACCGGAGCAGACGATCGCGGAGGTCGGGCGCGTGCTCAGGCCGAACGGGCACCTGGTGTTCCTCGAGCACACCAGGGCGAGCGGCATCGTCGGGAACGCCCAGGACCGGGCCGACGAGATCATGCGCGGCAGCGGACGGTGCCACTTCAACCACGAGGTGCTGCAGGGCATGCACCGCGCCGGGCTCGTGCTGTGCCGAGCCGAGTGGTTCTGGCCGTCCGCCCACCTGCGGGCACCGCTGGTCGCGGGCGTCGCGTCCCATCCGGACCCGCAATACCAGCGCGAGCTGAGGTGGCTCAGCGGGGAACAGGAGTGA
- a CDS encoding DUF1059 domain-containing protein, with protein MTRKVADCRNYPSEMNCTLTISGEEDEVVRAAAEHAISVHGHDDTPELRDDIRRLLEDEAPAAAAAGTGAGAPAGDGMHFVQLIEFRTTKRDEVNQLIDEWENATGGKRTASRAVLTADHEQPNSYYEFVEFPSYDEAMRNSALPETEALSRRMRELCDGEPTFHNLDVVRAEKL; from the coding sequence ATGACCAGGAAAGTGGCCGACTGCCGCAACTACCCGAGCGAGATGAACTGCACGCTGACCATCAGCGGTGAGGAGGACGAGGTCGTGCGGGCCGCCGCGGAGCACGCGATCTCGGTGCACGGCCACGACGACACGCCCGAGCTGCGCGACGACATCCGCCGCCTCCTCGAGGACGAGGCCCCGGCCGCGGCCGCGGCGGGGACCGGAGCCGGCGCCCCGGCCGGGGACGGGATGCACTTCGTGCAGCTCATCGAGTTCCGCACCACCAAGCGGGACGAGGTGAACCAGCTGATCGACGAGTGGGAGAACGCGACCGGCGGCAAGCGGACGGCGAGCCGCGCCGTGCTCACCGCCGACCACGAACAGCCCAACAGCTACTACGAATTCGTCGAGTTCCCGTCCTACGACGAGGCGATGCGCAACTCCGCGCTACCGGAAACCGAGGCGCTCTCCCGCAGGATGCGGGAGCTGTGCGACGGCGAACCGACGTTCCACAACCTCGACGTCGTCCGGGCGGAGAAGTTGTGA